In Bradyrhizobium sp. G127, one genomic interval encodes:
- a CDS encoding nuclear transport factor 2 family protein gives MTEHSLWRFSRAFYRALNERQTDQLESILDDNIDWAIYGPIDMFAFLGARHGKRAVIDVVREISSLVQLHRFDRESLMLGEESAASLMRYSLTPSKSGNPISVRVALFAQFKGNKLTSLRAVVDTFDLVEQVLGRQIHLPQIA, from the coding sequence ATGACAGAGCATAGCCTCTGGCGCTTTTCGCGTGCGTTTTATCGTGCGCTGAACGAGCGTCAGACTGATCAACTCGAATCGATTCTTGATGACAACATCGACTGGGCAATTTATGGCCCTATCGACATGTTCGCTTTTTTGGGCGCAAGGCATGGCAAGCGGGCCGTTATCGATGTGGTGCGTGAGATTTCCAGCCTCGTGCAACTTCATCGCTTCGACCGCGAATCGCTCATGCTTGGTGAGGAATCGGCGGCCTCACTGATGCGCTATTCACTGACGCCGTCGAAGTCCGGCAATCCGATCAGCGTGCGGGTTGCGCTTTTTGCCCAATTCAAGGGCAATAAACTGACCAGTCTGCGCGCCGTGGTCGATACTTTCGATCTCGTCGAACAGGTACTGGGCCGTCAGATTCATCTGCCGCAGATCGCGTAA
- a CDS encoding aromatic ring-hydroxylating dioxygenase subunit alpha has product MSDTLDLPTRELIQPPEIDLRRIGSHPDHWYPLAWSKELKPGKTYAAQFAGEPIVLIRPKDGGAVFALEDRCAHRQVPLSKGVVEGCAVRCCYHGWTYDASGKCIDVPYLGKDKLPNGVRAYPCREQDGLILIWPGDPKVVTELGPLGSAHDKAFKTRRFGKQVRCHYTFMHENLMDMNHQFLHRRQMGKIAPRYLGRRKGDDWIEVDYSFARTEGSQPLGEALILSSRRGADRVSRDLMTIRTEYPYQTLRIWTSGDEPVMHLWIAYTPVDAEQKFNRTFGLLSVRRPKIPGLLDLAWPALVWFTERIFAEDREIVEMEQRAHDAQGSDWNVEVFPPIRDLRALLAANGQPMPS; this is encoded by the coding sequence ATGTCCGATACTCTCGACTTGCCCACCCGCGAACTCATCCAGCCACCAGAAATCGATCTTCGTCGCATCGGCTCGCATCCCGACCATTGGTATCCGCTGGCATGGTCGAAAGAACTCAAGCCCGGCAAGACCTACGCGGCGCAATTTGCCGGCGAGCCGATCGTGCTGATCCGGCCGAAGGACGGCGGGGCGGTCTTCGCGCTGGAAGATCGCTGCGCCCACCGGCAGGTACCTCTGTCAAAGGGCGTTGTGGAAGGGTGCGCGGTGCGCTGCTGCTACCATGGCTGGACCTACGATGCGTCGGGCAAATGCATCGACGTGCCATATCTGGGCAAGGACAAGTTGCCGAACGGCGTCCGCGCCTATCCCTGCCGCGAGCAGGACGGATTGATCCTGATCTGGCCGGGCGATCCGAAGGTCGTTACCGAGCTGGGGCCGCTGGGCTCGGCGCACGACAAGGCGTTCAAGACCCGCCGTTTCGGCAAGCAGGTTCGCTGTCACTACACGTTTATGCACGAGAACCTGATGGACATGAACCATCAGTTCCTGCATCGCCGCCAGATGGGCAAGATTGCGCCGCGCTATCTCGGCCGTCGCAAGGGCGATGACTGGATCGAAGTCGACTACAGCTTCGCACGCACCGAAGGCAGCCAGCCGCTGGGCGAAGCTTTGATCCTGTCGAGCCGCCGCGGGGCTGACCGCGTCAGCCGCGACCTGATGACCATCCGCACTGAATATCCGTATCAGACCTTGCGGATCTGGACGTCCGGCGACGAGCCGGTAATGCATCTGTGGATCGCCTATACGCCGGTCGATGCCGAGCAGAAATTCAATCGCACCTTCGGTCTTCTGTCCGTGCGCCGTCCGAAAATTCCCGGGCTGCTCGATCTGGCCTGGCCGGCGCTGGTCTGGTTCACGGAGCGGATTTTCGCGGAAGACCGCGAGATCGTCGAAATGGAGCAGCGCGCCCACGACGCGCAGGGATCGGACTGGAATGTCGAAGTGTTTCCGCCGATCCGCGATCTGCGCGCACTGCTGGCCGCCAATGGTCAGCCCATGCCTTCCTGA
- a CDS encoding serine hydrolase: MRRSPAVWIVTSLALSCWVAVAVQDPARAETANEARASSCAPSFSKTGPDAEAYGAGQNYPLGTIADRTRQDRMVATFSNFDRLLPAHVVLPPAAPSPLARNCDRTDFTYTFDGERFTVDQYLARHPTTGLLIVRDSTILLERYQYGRRDTDRLLSNSMVKTMVAMLVGIAIKEGKIKSIEDLAQDYVPEMKGSAYGQTSLRALLTMSAGVEFSESYDGKDDAAAFNRSLRRSDLPGAAVQLTHYNKRIAPPETKFAYAGTQTEALGLVLMAATGRRLSDYLSEKIWKPMGAEDEASWTVDGHNQEQAYCCLGARLRDYARFGLLLANGGGGVIPEAWVIDATTAPEGSFRAPRVATPFYGYGYQTWIVPAKRRMFAMLGINGQAIFVDPASKLVMVHTAVRLKPSKDPAARELIAMWFGLVRELGVSAAR; this comes from the coding sequence ATGCGCCGTTCCCCCGCAGTGTGGATCGTTACCAGCCTCGCTTTGTCTTGCTGGGTTGCGGTTGCGGTACAGGATCCGGCGCGGGCAGAAACGGCGAACGAAGCTCGCGCGAGCAGTTGCGCGCCTTCGTTCTCGAAGACCGGCCCAGATGCGGAGGCTTACGGCGCGGGGCAGAACTATCCGCTCGGCACCATCGCGGATCGCACCCGTCAGGATCGCATGGTCGCCACCTTTAGCAATTTCGACCGGCTGTTGCCCGCTCACGTGGTGCTGCCGCCGGCTGCGCCGTCGCCGCTGGCGCGCAACTGCGACCGGACGGATTTCACCTATACCTTCGACGGCGAGCGTTTCACCGTCGATCAATATCTGGCGCGGCATCCGACCACGGGACTTCTGATCGTGAGGGATTCCACGATCCTGCTGGAGCGCTATCAATATGGCCGCCGCGATACCGACCGCCTGCTGTCCAACTCGATGGTGAAGACGATGGTTGCAATGCTGGTGGGTATCGCGATCAAGGAGGGCAAGATCAAATCCATCGAAGATCTGGCGCAGGACTACGTGCCGGAAATGAAGGGCAGCGCCTACGGCCAGACATCGCTACGCGCGCTGCTGACCATGAGTGCGGGCGTCGAGTTCTCGGAGTCCTACGATGGCAAGGATGACGCCGCCGCGTTCAACCGCAGCCTCCGCCGCTCCGATCTGCCCGGCGCGGCGGTTCAACTGACTCACTACAACAAGCGGATCGCACCGCCTGAGACGAAATTCGCCTATGCCGGAACGCAGACTGAAGCACTGGGCCTTGTGCTGATGGCTGCCACCGGCCGGCGCCTATCCGATTATCTGTCGGAAAAAATCTGGAAGCCAATGGGGGCTGAGGACGAAGCAAGCTGGACCGTCGACGGCCACAATCAGGAGCAGGCTTACTGCTGCCTTGGCGCGCGGCTGCGCGACTATGCACGGTTCGGGCTTCTGCTCGCCAACGGCGGCGGCGGAGTCATTCCCGAAGCGTGGGTGATCGACGCGACCACCGCGCCAGAGGGGTCGTTTCGCGCGCCGCGCGTAGCGACGCCTTTCTACGGCTACGGCTATCAGACATGGATCGTTCCGGCGAAACGGCGGATGTTCGCCATGCTCGGCATCAACGGTCAGGCGATCTTTGTCGATCCAGCGTCCAAGCTCGTGATGGTGCATACCGCCGTGCGTCTGAAGCCGAGCAAGGACCCCGCGGCGCGCGAACTGATCGCCATGTGGTTCGGGCTGGTGCGGGAGCTTGGCGTTTCAGCGGCGCGGTAA
- a CDS encoding nuclear transport factor 2 family protein has translation MTDQQSRQCVLTFVDAFYAGDVARATSCCDDELDSITHAPVEIFPHLGHKHGKAWVKEAIQIQEKRYSSRRYTIDYIAVDGPRVATILQVNLQKRNDQRIVQFSTAVFYTVKAGLIIEHRSFLDSFDLIQQLLGHDLTDAFATSVNAAMQR, from the coding sequence ATGACTGATCAACAGTCTAGACAGTGCGTGTTGACCTTTGTCGATGCGTTCTATGCCGGCGATGTCGCCCGGGCGACAAGCTGTTGCGACGACGAACTGGATTCCATTACCCATGCTCCGGTCGAGATCTTCCCGCATCTCGGTCACAAGCACGGCAAGGCATGGGTCAAAGAGGCGATCCAAATTCAGGAGAAGCGGTATTCGAGCCGGCGATACACGATCGACTACATCGCTGTCGACGGGCCGCGCGTCGCGACGATCCTGCAAGTGAACCTGCAGAAGCGCAACGATCAGCGCATCGTGCAATTCAGCACCGCGGTGTTCTACACGGTGAAGGCGGGGCTCATCATCGAGCACCGCTCGTTCCTCGATTCCTTCGATCTCATCCAGCAATTGCTCGGTCACGATCTGACTGACGCATTCGCAACCAGCGTCAACGCCGCAATGCAGCGATAG
- a CDS encoding ATP-dependent 6-phosphofructokinase, with product MKAIAILTSGGDAPGMNAAIRAVTRSALDREIAVYGVREGLQGLIDDRMTRLSARDVGGIIQIGGTFLGSARSKEFREESGRSKALRNLSARGIDALVVIGGNGSQTGSSALHALGFPVVGIASTIDNDLYGTDVTIGCDTAINVTLEAIDHLRTTGSSHTRAFLVETMGRNCGYLAMMAGLAGGAEVISTPEFEVSAAEISARLRAAYERGKTHAIVVIAEGVKENAAHILAHFEKDRTRTGFELRATVLGHVVRGAPPTAFDRLLATRLGVAALTSLGEGVSGVLIGEQRGELTRTPLAEIAGRTKPISTNLIDLARVLAK from the coding sequence ATGAAAGCCATTGCGATCCTGACGAGCGGCGGCGATGCCCCGGGAATGAACGCTGCGATCCGCGCTGTGACGCGCAGCGCGCTTGATCGTGAGATCGCGGTATACGGTGTGCGGGAGGGGTTGCAGGGATTGATCGATGATCGCATGACCCGTCTCAGCGCGCGCGATGTGGGCGGCATCATCCAGATCGGCGGCACGTTCCTCGGCAGCGCGCGATCCAAGGAGTTCCGGGAGGAAAGCGGGCGGTCGAAGGCGCTGCGCAACCTTTCCGCGCGCGGCATTGACGCTTTGGTGGTGATCGGCGGAAATGGTTCACAGACTGGCTCGTCCGCGCTGCATGCTCTGGGTTTTCCGGTTGTCGGCATCGCCTCGACCATTGACAACGATTTGTATGGCACCGACGTCACCATCGGTTGTGACACCGCCATCAACGTCACGCTTGAGGCCATCGATCATCTGCGCACCACGGGCTCGTCGCATACCCGCGCGTTTCTGGTCGAGACCATGGGCCGTAATTGCGGCTATCTCGCCATGATGGCGGGGCTGGCCGGCGGGGCCGAGGTGATCTCCACGCCCGAGTTTGAAGTGTCCGCTGCTGAAATTTCCGCGCGGCTGCGCGCGGCTTATGAGCGGGGCAAGACCCACGCCATCGTGGTGATCGCCGAGGGCGTCAAGGAGAATGCTGCGCATATTCTGGCGCACTTCGAGAAAGATCGCACAAGAACCGGGTTCGAACTGCGCGCTACCGTGCTTGGCCACGTTGTGCGCGGCGCGCCGCCGACAGCATTCGACCGGCTGCTGGCGACAAGGCTCGGCGTTGCCGCGCTCACCTCGCTGGGGGAAGGCGTGTCGGGGGTTCTGATCGGCGAGCAGCGTGGAGAACTTACCCGCACGCCGCTGGCTGAAATCGCCGGCCGGACAAAGCCTATTTCCACCAACCTGATCGATCTCGCCCGGGTGCTGGCAAAGTAA
- a CDS encoding LLM class flavin-dependent oxidoreductase encodes MTPLSILELVRVTEETDARGALDNARDVASHAEGWGYRRIWVAEHHNMVGIASAATSVVLAHIAAGTKTIRVGAGGIMLPNHAPYVIAEQFGTLERLFPGRIDLGLGRAPGTDQLTLRALRRSPEAADNFPQDVLEVQAFLAPAGPGQRIQAVPAAGTNVPLWILGSSHFGAMLAAELGLPYAFASHFAPDELLPALEIYRARFKPSEQLDRPYAMVGVNIIAADSDAEARRLATTQQMSFTNMFRGARGLSQPPIDDIETYWSPSEKAQAMRMLARSIVGSPETVRAGINALVKETAADELIVVSDVYDHPTRLRSFEMIAGAAR; translated from the coding sequence ATGACACCCCTTTCCATCCTTGAGCTTGTGCGCGTCACGGAAGAAACAGACGCGCGAGGCGCGCTCGACAATGCACGCGATGTTGCGTCCCACGCCGAAGGTTGGGGCTATCGCCGCATCTGGGTGGCCGAGCATCACAACATGGTGGGCATCGCGAGCGCGGCCACGTCGGTGGTGCTGGCGCATATCGCCGCCGGGACGAAGACCATCCGCGTCGGCGCCGGCGGCATCATGCTGCCGAACCATGCGCCCTATGTGATCGCCGAGCAGTTCGGAACGCTGGAGCGGTTGTTTCCAGGCCGTATCGATCTGGGCCTGGGGCGCGCTCCGGGGACTGATCAACTCACGCTGCGCGCCTTGCGGCGTTCACCCGAAGCCGCCGACAATTTCCCGCAGGACGTGCTGGAGGTGCAAGCTTTTCTGGCGCCTGCCGGTCCGGGGCAGCGCATCCAGGCAGTGCCCGCAGCGGGCACCAACGTGCCCCTTTGGATTCTCGGGTCGAGCCATTTCGGTGCCATGCTCGCCGCCGAGCTCGGGCTGCCTTATGCGTTCGCGTCGCACTTCGCGCCCGACGAGTTGTTGCCTGCGCTGGAGATCTACCGCGCGAGATTCAAGCCGTCCGAACAGCTCGACCGGCCCTATGCCATGGTCGGCGTCAACATCATCGCGGCCGACAGCGACGCCGAGGCGCGGCGGCTGGCCACGACCCAGCAGATGTCCTTCACCAACATGTTCCGCGGGGCGCGCGGCCTCAGCCAGCCGCCCATAGACGATATCGAGACCTATTGGTCGCCATCCGAAAAAGCGCAGGCCATGCGGATGCTGGCGCGGTCCATTGTCGGCTCCCCCGAAACGGTTCGCGCCGGGATCAATGCATTGGTGAAAGAAACCGCCGCCGACGAGTTGATCGTCGTCTCCGATGTGTATGACCATCCGACGCGCTTGAGGTCGTTTGAGATGATCGCCGGCGCGGCGCGCTGA
- the uvrB gene encoding excinuclease ABC subunit UvrB, translating to MAKNPDSPKKSPKTPKSKAHRPDVQPIGPALAELLNPAINRGDAGMGSGTGLQPPPDNSKDRRSGGEAAIHRARSSTPKDFNEGEPRSAPLRPNPQPTGARQGFEEAPQANYGTSAPIPTLDPELAKQLGFTTEEEDAAAMARPPRNKMEALGVQATADALENLIRDGRPEFRGDDGQVKVWAPHRPPRPEKSEGGVRFEIKSEYEPKGDQPTAIKELVEGIKRNDRTQVLLGVTGSGKTYTMAQVIEATQRPAIILAPNKTLAAQLYGEFKNFFPDNAVEYFVSYYDYYQPEAYVPRTDTYIEKDSSINEQIDRMRHSATRALLERDDVIIVASVSCIYGIGSVETYTAMTFAMKKGERIDQRQLIADLVALQYKRTQHDFTRGTFRVRGDTIDIFPAHYEDRSWRVNMFGDVIESIEEFDPLTGHKQDELEFIKIYANSHYVTPRPTLIQAMKSIKSELKWRLDQLNAQGRLLEAQRLEQRTTFDLEMMEATGSCAGIENYSRYLTGRKPGEPPPTLFEYVPDNALVFADESHVTVPQIGGMFKGDFRRKATLAEYGFRLPSCMDNRPLRFEEWDMMRPQTVAVSATPGGWELNESGGVFVEQVIRPTGLIDPPVNIRPARTQVDDLVGEVRATAQAGYRSLITVLTKRMAEDLTEYLHEQGIRVRYMHSDIDTIERIEIIRDLRLGAFDALVGINLLREGLDIPECALVAILDADKEGFLRSETSLIQTIGRAARNVDGKVILYADQITGSMERAIAETDRRREKQVEYNTAHGITPESIKRSIGDILGSVYERDHVLVEIGDGGMADDAVAIGHNFEAVLADLETKMREAAADLNFEEAARLRDEVKRLRATELAVVDDPTIKQRGVAAKAGAYAGKKKYGDAANLPAQLDKAAARNKSRVHKPGLDEMGIATWHEVKPDRKNVARPRKPTLDEMGPGTESKIFQPINSRESGPEFGGRPASPSPRSSGGAPGHRGGWKKR from the coding sequence ATGGCGAAGAACCCCGATTCCCCGAAAAAATCTCCGAAAACCCCGAAGTCGAAGGCGCACCGCCCCGACGTGCAGCCGATCGGCCCGGCACTGGCGGAATTGCTGAATCCCGCGATCAACCGTGGTGATGCCGGCATGGGGTCGGGCACCGGCCTGCAGCCACCGCCCGACAATTCCAAGGATCGCCGCTCCGGCGGCGAGGCCGCGATCCATCGCGCGCGGTCTTCGACCCCGAAGGATTTCAACGAGGGCGAACCACGCTCAGCTCCGCTGCGTCCCAACCCGCAGCCGACGGGCGCGCGGCAGGGTTTCGAGGAAGCCCCGCAAGCCAACTACGGCACCAGCGCACCGATCCCAACGCTCGATCCCGAACTGGCGAAGCAACTCGGCTTCACAACCGAGGAGGAAGACGCCGCCGCGATGGCCCGTCCTCCGCGCAACAAGATGGAAGCGCTCGGCGTGCAGGCCACAGCCGATGCGCTCGAAAATCTCATCCGCGACGGCCGTCCGGAATTTCGCGGCGATGATGGCCAGGTCAAGGTCTGGGCCCCCCACCGCCCGCCGCGCCCGGAGAAATCCGAAGGCGGCGTGCGGTTCGAGATCAAGTCCGAATACGAGCCCAAGGGCGATCAGCCGACAGCGATCAAGGAACTGGTCGAAGGCATCAAGCGCAACGACCGCACCCAGGTGTTGCTCGGTGTCACCGGAAGCGGCAAGACCTACACCATGGCGCAGGTGATCGAGGCGACGCAGCGCCCGGCAATCATCCTCGCGCCCAACAAAACACTGGCGGCGCAGCTTTACGGCGAGTTCAAGAATTTCTTCCCCGACAACGCGGTGGAGTATTTCGTCTCCTATTACGACTACTACCAGCCCGAAGCCTACGTCCCGCGCACCGACACCTATATCGAGAAGGATTCCTCGATCAACGAACAGATCGACCGCATGCGCCATTCCGCGACCCGTGCGCTCTTGGAACGAGACGACGTCATCATCGTGGCCTCGGTATCGTGCATCTACGGTATCGGTTCGGTGGAAACCTATACCGCCATGACATTCGCGATGAAGAAGGGCGAGCGCATCGACCAGCGTCAGCTCATCGCCGATCTCGTGGCGCTCCAATACAAGCGCACGCAGCACGATTTCACCCGCGGCACGTTCCGTGTGCGCGGCGACACCATCGACATTTTCCCGGCGCATTATGAAGACCGCTCATGGCGCGTGAACATGTTCGGCGACGTCATCGAGAGCATCGAGGAGTTCGATCCGCTCACCGGGCACAAGCAGGACGAGCTTGAGTTCATCAAGATCTACGCCAACTCGCACTATGTGACGCCGCGTCCGACGCTGATTCAGGCCATGAAGAGCATCAAGAGCGAGCTGAAATGGCGGCTCGACCAGTTGAACGCGCAGGGTCGCCTCTTGGAAGCGCAGCGGCTCGAACAGCGCACCACCTTCGACCTCGAAATGATGGAAGCCACCGGAAGCTGCGCCGGCATCGAGAACTATTCGCGCTATCTCACCGGCCGCAAACCGGGCGAGCCGCCGCCGACGTTGTTCGAATACGTGCCGGACAACGCGCTGGTGTTCGCCGACGAGAGCCATGTCACCGTGCCGCAGATCGGCGGCATGTTCAAAGGCGACTTCCGCCGCAAGGCGACACTTGCGGAATACGGCTTCCGCCTGCCCTCCTGCATGGACAACCGCCCGCTGCGCTTTGAAGAGTGGGACATGATGCGCCCGCAGACCGTGGCGGTGTCGGCGACGCCGGGCGGCTGGGAGTTGAACGAAAGCGGCGGCGTGTTCGTGGAGCAGGTCATCCGCCCCACCGGACTCATTGACCCGCCGGTCAACATCCGCCCCGCCCGCACCCAGGTCGACGATCTGGTCGGCGAGGTTCGCGCCACGGCGCAGGCCGGCTATCGCTCGCTCATCACCGTGCTGACCAAGCGCATGGCGGAGGACCTCACCGAATATCTGCACGAGCAGGGTATTCGCGTGCGCTACATGCACTCGGACATCGACACCATCGAGCGTATCGAGATTATCCGCGATTTGCGGCTCGGCGCGTTCGATGCGCTGGTCGGCATCAACCTGTTGCGCGAAGGTCTCGACATTCCCGAATGCGCGCTGGTCGCGATCCTCGATGCCGACAAGGAAGGTTTTTTGCGCAGCGAAACGTCGCTCATCCAGACCATCGGCCGCGCCGCGCGTAACGTCGACGGCAAAGTCATTCTCTATGCGGACCAGATCACCGGCTCGATGGAGCGCGCCATCGCCGAGACCGACCGCCGCCGCGAGAAGCAGGTCGAGTACAACACCGCCCACGGCATCACGCCGGAGAGCATCAAGCGTTCGATCGGTGATATTCTCGGCAGCGTCTACGAGCGCGATCACGTGCTGGTGGAAATCGGTGACGGCGGCATGGCCGACGATGCGGTCGCCATCGGCCACAACTTTGAGGCGGTGCTGGCCGATCTGGAAACGAAGATGCGCGAAGCCGCCGCCGACCTCAACTTCGAGGAAGCGGCACGGCTACGCGATGAGGTGAAGCGCCTGCGCGCGACGGAGCTCGCCGTGGTGGACGATCCGACCATCAAGCAGCGCGGCGTGGCGGCGAAGGCCGGCGCCTATGCGGGCAAGAAGAAATACGGCGATGCGGCGAACCTGCCTGCGCAACTCGACAAGGCGGCGGCGCGCAACAAGTCGCGCGTGCACAAACCGGGCCTCGATGAAATGGGCATCGCGACGTGGCATGAGGTGAAGCCGGATCGCAAGAACGTCGCACGCCCGCGCAAGCCGACGCTGGACGAGATGGGACCGGGCACCGAAAGCAAAATCTTCCAGCCGATCAACTCGCGCGAATCAGGCCCGGAATTCGGCGGCCGCCCGGCCAGCCCCTCGCCGCGTTCAAGCGGCGGTGCGCCGGGACATAGGGGTGGCTGGAAGAAGAGGTAG